One genomic window of Mercenaria mercenaria strain notata chromosome 2, MADL_Memer_1, whole genome shotgun sequence includes the following:
- the LOC123563710 gene encoding uncharacterized protein LOC123563710: protein MKIRHLLKKCVRIEKSAALIAGDSERSKQANDFLGLIEDEWTDEVSCCALQTLKQNKMNKAQALPLTEDIMKLQDHLQTLTNTSVATLKVEFSKSAFDLLNQVTLARLVLFNRRRGGETQRVSLEAYESKHSKDSTLKEVQESLSPVEKMLCATFSRIEIRGKKGRTVPVLITPELDNCIDLLIHHRKSAGIHVENHFLFPRSNFDSRQPIRSTDVIRKFASETGLSKTDNITSTKLRKHVATVSQVLNLTQHDMETMAEFMGHDLDVHRAVYRLPQETIQVVKIGRVLSAFDNGTIAQYQGKTLDEIAVEKYMELSSEDNTDPEIDCDDDDVKDQRIPSYVRQACSRMDVSQDSEEEEQKSTGGKTGKSKGTKPLREKRGAVQKLTEDQNKLLRLLFKTNVQLRRELRHADCKK, encoded by the exons ATGAAAATTAGACATTTGCTTAAGAAATGTGTAAGAATTGAGAAATCAGCTGCACTAATAGCAGGAGATTCTGAGCGTAGCAAACAGGCAAATGACTTTCTAGGTTTAATAGAAGACGAGTGGACAGATGAAGTGTCCTGTTGTGCattacagacattaaaacaaaacaaaatgaataaggCACAAGCCCTGCCATTGACCGAAGATATAATGAAGCTACAGGATCACCTACAGACTCTAACAAATACCAGTGTTGCAACCCTTAAAgtggaattttcaaaatcagcctTTGATCTTTTGAATCAGGTTACTCTAGCACGCCTTGTGCTATTCAATAGACGCAGAGGAGGCGAAACCCAAAGAGTTTCACTGGAAGCTTATGAATCTAAACATAGCAAAGACTCTACACTAAAAGAAGTGCAAGAATCATTAAGTCCAGTGGAGAAAATGCTATGTGCAACGTTTTCAAGGATTGAAATAAGAGGGAAGAAAGGACGCACTGTCCCAGTCTTAATTACCCCAGAGTTGGATAACTGCATAGATCTGCTAATACATCACAGAAAATCAGCTGGAATCCATGTAGAGAACCATTTTTTGTTCCCTAGGTCCAATTTTGACTCTAGACAACCAATAAGAAGCACAGATGTCATCAGAAAGTTTGCAAGTGAGACAGGCTTATCCAAAACCGATAACATTACCAGCACCAAACTCCGGAAACATGTTGCCACTGTTTCTCAAGTTTTAAACTTAACCCAACACGATATGGAAACTATGGCTGAGTTCATGGGGCATGACTTAGATGTCCATCGGGCAGTCTACAGACTTCCACAAGAGACCATTCAGGTTGTGAAGATCGGAAGGGTGCTTAGTGCATTTGACAACGGAACTATTGCCCAGTATCAGGGAAAAACTCTTGATGAAATAGCtgtagaaaaat ATATGGAACTTAGCAGTGAAGATAACACAGATCCTGAGATAGactgtgatgatgatgatgtaaaGGACCAAA GAATCCCGTCTTACGTTAGACAGGCTTGCAGCAGAATGGATGTTTCTCAAGATAGTGAGGAAGAGGAGCAGAAAAGCACAGGTGGAAAAACAG GAAAAAGCAAAGGGACAAAGCCTTTGAGGGAAAAGAGGGGAGCAGTACAGAAGCTGACAGAGGACCAGAACAAGCTTTTGAGATTactgtttaaaacaaatgtacaaTTAAGAAGAGAACTCAGACATGCAGATTGTAAAAAGTGA
- the LOC123563709 gene encoding asparagine-rich protein-like: MDTSAYLQKDNLQDETVEHNLRDDTMEQSRTQPDKINESSMQHSRNLNKNNLQDDTVEHNLQDDTVEQSRTPPDQINESSMQHSSNLNNNNLQDDTVEHSRTPPDQINESSMQHSSNLNNNSLQDDTVEQSRTPPDKINESSMQHSNNLNNNNLQDDTVEQSRTQPDQINVSPMQHSSNLNNNNLQDDTVEQSRTQPDQINVSPMQHSSNLNNNNLQDDTVEHNFQDDTVEHSRTPPDQINESSMQHSSNLNNNNLQDETVEHNLRDDTMEKSRTQPDKINESSMQHSSNLNNNNLQDETVEHNLRDDTMEQSRTQPDKINESSMQHSSNLNNNNLQDDTVEHNLCDDSTEQSRTPPDQINESSMQHSSYLNNNDTVEHNLSDDTMEQSRTPPDPINESSMQHSSNLNNNNLQDNTVEHNLRDDTMEQSRTPPDQINESSTQHSSNFNSNDDLNTSTIDDDSVKDHDFSFGDSDEQYVSEADHVSDSDDNSDVLPFVQALPMLQNKHTLEDTSVGTKPKKMKKSFQCDSFTSTENHETDALSNKSNTVKLQPNRNAEGKRVWDKLHYCVYCEDCFTNLSKHLLGFHKNENEGVRISSMPKNSKERADSLQKLRNAGDYKHNMDVLKIGNGMLITWSRKLGKGHSPSDYLPCEDCLAFFLKDSLWRHRKNCPFRKEKPVNRRVQSAASLLLPVSKEISAGLKENVVKKMLGDEVTIAVRNDSLILSVGEKLFQKHGHLEHLNLYISQKMRELGRLLISARHIDPEIQYLSDLLVPAKFKKKW, from the exons ACAATCTCCAAGATGAGACTGTGGAGCACAATCTCCGGGATGACACCATGGAGCAATCAAGAACACAACCTGATAAGATAAATGAGTCATCAATGCAACATTCAAGGAATTTGAACAAAA ACAATCTCCAAGATGACACTGTGGAGCACAATCTCCAAGATGACACTGTGGAGCAATCCAGAACACCACCTGATCAGATAAATGAGTCATCAATGCAacattcaagcaatttgaacaaTA ACAATCTCCAAGATGACACTGTGGAGCATTCCAGAACACCACCTGATCAGATAAATGAGTCATCAATGCAacattcaagcaatttgaacaaTA ACAGTCTCCAAGATGACACTGTGGAGCAATCCAGAACACCACCTGATAAGATAAATGAGTCATCAATGCAACATtcaaacaatttgaacaata ACAATCTCCAAGATGACACTGTGGAGCAATCAAGAACACAACCTGATCAGATAAATGTGTCACCAATGCAacattcaagcaatttgaacaaTA ACAATCTCCAAGATGACACTGTGGAGCAATCAAGAACACAACCTGATCAGATAAATGTGTCACCAATGCAacattcaagcaatttgaacaaTA ACAATCTCCAAGATGACACTGTGGAGCACAATTTCCAAGATGACACTGTGGAGCATTCCAGAACACCACCTGATCAGATAAATGAGTCATCAATGCAACACTCAAGCAATTTGAACAATA ACAATCTCCAAGATGAGACTGTGGAGCACAATCTCCGGGATGACACCATGGAGAAATCAAGAACACAACCTGATAAGATAAATGAGTCATCAATGCAacattcaagcaatttgaacaaTA ACAATCTCCAAGATGAGACTGTGGAGCACAATCTCCGTGATGACACCATGGAGCAATCCAGAACACAACCTGATAAGATAAATGAGTCATCAATGCAacattcaagcaatttgaacaaTA aCAATCTCCAAGATGACACTGTGGAGCACAATCTCTGTGATGACAGCACGGAGCAATCCAGAACACCACCTGATCAGATAAATGAGTCATCAATGCAACATTCAAGCTATTTGAACAATA ATGACACAGTGGAGCACAATCTCAGTGATGACACCATGGAGCAATCCAGAACACCACCTGATCCGATAAATGAGTCATCAATGCAacattcaagcaatttgaacaaTA ACAATCTCCAAGATAACACTGTGGAGCACAATCTCCGTGATGACACCATGGAGCAATCCAGAACACCACCCGATCAGATAAATGAGTCATCAACGCAACATTCAAGCAATTTCAACAGTA ATGATGACCTGAACACTTCAACAATTGATGATGACAGTGTAAAAGACCACGATTTCAGTTTTGGAGACTCAGATGAGCAGTATGTATCAGAAGCGGATCATGTTTCAGACTCTGATGACAACTCGGATGTTTTGCCATTTGTACAGGCTCTTCCAATGctacaaaacaaacatactttAGAAGATACTAGTGTGGGAACTAAGcctaaaaagatgaaaaaaagttTTCAGTGTGACAGTTTTACTTCAACCGAAAATCATGAAACAGATGCATTGAGTAACAAATCTAACACTGTCAAGTTGCAACCAAATCGTAATGCAGAAGGAAAACGAGTTTGGGATAAGTTACATTATTGTGTGTACTGTGAGGACTGTTTTactaacttatcaaagcatctgTTAGGTTtccataaaaatgaaaatgaaggtGTACGAATAAGCAGTATGCCTAAGAATTCAAAGGAAAGAGCAGACTCTCTTCAAAAGCTGCGAAATGCTGGAGACTACAAACACAACATGGATGTCTTAAAAATTGGGAATGGTATGTTGATAACTTGGTCCAGAAAATTAGGAAAGGGACATTCCCCATCTGATTATCTACCATGTGAAGATTGTTTGGCTTTTTTCTTGAAAGACAGTTTGTGGAGGCATAGGAAAAATTGTCCTTTTAGAAAAGAAAAACCAGTGAACCGAAGAGTACAATCTGCAGCATCTCTATTGTTACCTGTGTCAAAGGAAATTAGTGCAGGACTGAAAGAAAATGTTGTTAAGAAAATGCTAGGTGATGAAGTTACCATTGCTGTGCGGAATGACAGCTTGATTTTGTCAGTAGGGGAAAAGTTATTTCAGAAACATGGCCATCTTGAACACCTGAACTTATACATTAGCCAGAAGATGCGGGAGTTAGGGAGACTTCTGATAAGTGCAAGACACATTGATCCAGAAATTCAGTACCTTAGTGACTTACTTGTTCcagcaaagtttaaaaaaaagtggtAA